One window of Oncorhynchus masou masou isolate Uvic2021 chromosome 33, UVic_Omas_1.1, whole genome shotgun sequence genomic DNA carries:
- the nppal gene encoding natriuretic peptide A-like — MKMISNITFCCLSSLVLLNLVGANPVSNLQRVIRLLEEERNVPYNVLEEREVDGKELNTEKAAFTAGVVRPWDSEDARNSALAGKENAIARLLNYILKTSKHPWSRFKKGGMRSCFGVRLERIGSFSGLGC; from the exons ATGAAAATGATTTCAAATATCACATTTTGCTGTTTATCCTCGCTTGTACTTCTGAACTTGGTAGGAGCCAACCCCGTGTCCAACCTGCAG AGGGTGATACGGCTTCTGGAGGAGGAAAGAAATGTACCATATAACgtgttggaggagagggaggtggatggGAAAGAATTGAATACAGAGAAGGCAGCCTTCACGGCGGGAGTAGTGCGTCCTTGGGACTCCGAAGACGCAAGGAATTCCGCGCTGGCGGGAAAGGAGAATGCAATTGCGCGTCTTCTCAATTACATTCTGAAGACCTCCAAGCACCCGTGGAGCCGGTTCAAGAAGGGTGGAATGAGAAGCTGCTTCGGCGTCAGGCTAGAGAGAATTGGGTCATTCAGCGGGCTTGGATGCTAA
- the LOC135527605 gene encoding ventricular natriuretic peptide-like: MAKLHIFLGYIVLITTLSVSCGTPYASRNVQELDNLKDLIQRLEDKLTVNEENYAYPSESEDVDTAEMEDIEYSPTAIRGQEERMTMNAPNRIAPESPVVSRLKDLIGLTKTAKSFNSCFGNRIERIGSWSGLGCNNVKTGNKKRIFGN, from the exons ATGGCGAAATTGCATATTTTCCTTGGATATATCGTATTAATAACGACACTCAGTGTGAGCTGTGGAACTCCATATGCCAGCCGGAATGTTCAAGAGTTGGACAATCTGAAG GATCTGATCCAGCGGCTCGAGGACAAGTTGACCGTTAACGAGGAAAATTACGCTTATCCATCTGAGTCTGAGGATGTGGACACAGCTGAGATGGAGGACATTGAGTACTCGCCCACGGCGATCCGGGGGCAGGAAGAGAGAATGACCATGAACGCACCCAACAGAATTGCCCCTGAAAGCCCTGTGGTGTCACGCCTGAAAGATCTCATCGGTTTGACAAAAACGGCCAAATCGTTCAACAGCTGTTTCGGTAATCGGATTGAGAGAATCGGCTCGTGGAGCGGACTGGGGTGCAATAACGTCAAGACTG GTAACAAGAAGAGAATATTTGGGAACTGA